TCAATTGTGAATCCATCTACACCTTTTGTCATGTTGCCTGGATTTGCATAGATTTTGTTGTACGCTGCCATGTAAAACATTGGGTTATAAAGATTTCTGTATACCCTTTCAAAGGTATAGTCTTGATCTTTGGCCTTTCTAGCTAGATTGTCTAAAATCACATTAGGATTTCTCAACGTGTCTCCCACACTTTCCTGTATTTTTTAGACTAGATAAGCTGTTCTCCTTTGCCATGTACTAGGCTTTCCCTAGCTCGGACTACTACGAGAACTCCGTTACCTTATTAAATATTCAGATACCATTTTGTATCATAGCTAAAATTGTTAGCATTTTAACTTAGGTAATCCCCATTTAGCATCTCTAACGACGAGCTTATGATAATGTCGGATGTGACGTTTGCCCTTTTCCTCTTATTGAGGTTGATTGACTGTGGACCATCTGAAAATTACGCACACAAACAACGTATTTTCCATATGTGATAAAGTAACCAAACACCTTTACCAGCTTCAGTCACATAACGTTTGTAGCTACCTTCCGTTATGGGTGACGTTTAAACCCCCTTGGACTGTCATTCAAGCAGTGTAGCCTTCATCCTTATTTATCATCTTTCACCGGCCACCCAGTTGCGATTTGGTAACTAACCGACTAGTGACGTCCCAACATGCTATGGTCGCCGTAGAATTTCTTCTGAACGGGTAAGTTGGGTAGTGATAGAGCTTTGATGGTCTACTCTACGCTATTGCTACATAGCGAATCGTTAGAGCGCCTTATGGGCGCACTTGCGACACATCGAATACATAGCCGACAGAAAAATATAGACGACCTGGTTTCACTTCTATACTTTTAGATTCAATCTGTTTTTTCTCTTCTTCATTCGCTTTTGCAACAGGTTCCCAAGTTCCCCTTTTGTCTTTAAATTTTGCTGTTGTTCGGTTCGGAACAAGGATCTGTATTCCTTTCTCACCCTTATTAACCGAAAATCCTTTTTCTTTCCAAAAAGAAAAGGAACCCACGGCTCTGGATCCCTCAAATTGACTCTGTATTAATGCAATGTTAGATGGTGAATAGCGATAGAATTTTGCCATAAATGACAAATACTCTTTTAAATCTCCTGGTGAACGAAAATAACCTTCTATACTTTTTTCCATCTTTTTCGTGAGTGCTACTACCTTTTGTTTTTTCTCTTCAAATGAAACAGGGGAACGCTTTTTACTCATTGTTTTCCGCTCCCTTTGATGAAGCTTCTATTAATTCATCCATCGTTTCTTCATTCCAAGTTTCTAAGTCTGTTGGAACACATATTTTATAAGTTTTCATGTTGATGGGAATCAGTAAATCGTTTTCTGGAAGCTCAATATAATCAAATAACTCTTGTTCTTCCTCTTCTGTTAATGGGATTGTAACTTCTTGATTTGCGACGTGAAAAGTAACTTCTCTTTCGCCAATACATTTTATAATTCCAAGTTCAATATCTTCATGAAACAATAGCATTTTATCTTCTCCTCTTTTGTTAGTTTAAACAATATTAAAAATCGAAATGTCACACTATCTATGTTGAATTGCTTCCCTCATTTCTTCTCTCAACTCAATTAATTTAAGCATATTTTCTTTTATTTCTTTAATTACATTCTCACTAATATTGATTTCCATCTCTTCGAAATGAGGAAAGTCAAACGGATTAAATTTACCTTCTTTTAAGTGACACATAAATTCAGTACCATCTTTCAATGTGATTTCGGCGGAACCATCTCCAATCCACCTAGTATCATAAAAATCAATCGTACCTTCACTAAAAGAACTATATTTCTCCATTTCCTCAAAAAAAGGTTTTAAAATTTCATTTCTTCTTTCATAAGCCCAATCAGGATTTGCTCTTTCACATTTTATATTTTCACAGATATATCGAGACTGACCATAGTTTCCTTCTCTTGTGTATGATCCACAAACATCACACTTTCCCATTACACGCACCAACCTTTCTTTATAAATTCACTTCCTCCACTGGAACAAACACGTCTTGTTGTTGTCCCTTTGAAGCTTGATGATCCATCTTCTTTTGTCTTTTATGTGCAATTCTATCCTCTACTACTTTTCTTATATGCGTTGTTGCTTCTGTTTCTGCAATATCAGTTGTGCAAACCCCTTGATACTGTTCATGCTCATAGATGCCATTCATAAACTCAATTAACATTTGTGTATTTTTATCAGCACTATTCGTACCAAGTCGGATTTTTGTAAGTTCTTCTTTCAACACCTCATGAAGGTGCTTTGTCACGACTTCTGTAATATATCGAAGCGACCATTCTTGCTGTTTTGCCTGCTCATGATCTCTACACATTTTTGCAAGTGCTACACCGTTATAGCGAATTTGATGTTCTTCCATATAAGCCCTAAAGTAATGATCTGTTTCCTCGTCAATCGTAAATACCCGCTTTACTTCGTTCTCTTTCATCGTTCATATCCCCTCTCATTTTGTTGTTGGATTTCTCTTTGAAGACGCTCATAATAACGTTGATTTTTCCAACTTTCATATTCACTTTTGAATGCACCTTCCATTTTCCTAAGTGCATACTGCATCGAAACATTTTGTTGAAAGTTCTTTCGCTGACTGGGCTTTCGATCTAACATTTTATCAATGCGCTGTCGTTCTTTATCGTATGCTTTCATCTCTTGTAAAAACGCATTTCCCATTCGCTTGTGAAGCTCTTCTATCTTATTTTCTTTATAATTTTCATAGCGTTTTTTATCACCAGAACCTTCTCCATATGCTCTCTTTAATACATCTACTTCTTTATCTAACTTTTGAAGAAACTGCTTATAATCTTCTTTATGATGCTTCTCAATATATTTTTTCGTTAATGCATCGAGATGAGGACGTAGTGGGCGCAATGTATTGTAACTGTATTGCCATTGCCTTTTATCTTCTGGTAAGCGTTTATAAATGAACTGGAATAATGGTTTTAGCTCTCGATTGCGCCATGTGAATGTGGAATCTTCTTTCTTTTTTGCAACCATATTCTTTCGAATTAAATCATTAATCTGTTTTTGTTCCTGACCACGATCCATAATATTTTGAACCACTTTCCCCTTCATCGCATCCAATGTTTTTTGTTTTCGCTTCCCTCGTTCTCTCGTTGGAAATGGTTCAACAGTTGCGACATGAATGTGAAGGTTATCCGTATTATAGTGAATCGCTCCTGACCAAATTNNNNNNNNNNNNNNNNNNNNNNNNNNNNNNNNNNNNNNNNNNNNNNNNNNNNNNNNNNNNNNNNNNNNNNNNNNNNNNNNNNNNNNNNNNNNNNNNNNNNCATGCTATGGATACACAATTATCTAAACTTGATAGTGATGTGACATTTGATAAGAAAACGGAAAAAAACCTAAAGCCTTTGTGATATTCTGTAAGTACAGCATGTTAACGTACAATAATTTAATGATAAAAAAACAAAAACATTTTTTAGGAGGAGAAAGTAAAAATGCAAACTATTTCATTAAAACAAGCTAATATCAAGACAACTAGCAAGGCTTTAGGGATTTATCCTAAATCTCTAACACCCGATAACCAATTACCTAAAACAATTGGTATCCAATTATCTAGCAAACAAGCTATAGATTTAGCTACAAAGTTACTCGTTGCTGCACAAGATTGGGACGAAGTAAGAATAACTGCATTTAGAAGGGATAATTCAATAACTATTACTACCAAACAAAGTAAAATATAAGGGTTTTACTGGATGCACAAGCTTCTTCCAGTATAACGCTGTTAAATATCCAAATAAAAACCCAGTGATATCATGCACACGTACTGATGTCACTGGGTTTTTATGAGTGTAACATTCTGTAAGTTTTGTAAAACTCGTTTTCTGTTTTTCATTTTACCTTAATTTGTAAATGATTTATAATTACTTTATTCGGAATAGTCAGATACTATAGTTAAACCATTATTTAATAAGAGGAATTTACAAATGAAATTAACAGGACTAGAACCATTGTATAACAGTATGATTGAACAAAGCCTTCAACGTGTGAAATTTTCAATAACCATTAATAAAGCCGTTTTTAGTATTATTTACATAATAGATTCTACGCCTCATGCACTTGCTATTGGAGTAAGAAATAAAAATCTCTTCTTTGAAGTTGCCGTCAAAAAAGGATTTGTTATTAATCCGTATTTAGGTGACAAATACGGGGCCATTTGTGAAGCACTAGGATTAACTTCAAGTCCTTCACAACCTTTTAGTCCTAAAAAATTTTATGAGGAAATTAACAACAGAATTCCAAATACCACAAGCCCAAGACAGATTCCAAAACCAAGCGACTTTGCACCTTATAGAAAAGATGTAGAAGAACCGGAGAAAATTTACTTTTATGACTGGAGAGACAACACAATAAGGGGTGAAAAAGTTAGACCTAAGAACCTCACTAAAACCAAACAATGGCTGAGTGAAGAGGCATATAAAATGTGCAAAACCTATAATATTAGTAGTTGTTGGACTGCAGATCCAGCTAAAGAAAAAGAATTCACATTACCAAGGTAAGCACTTAAATACAAGGAGAGATCTTATGAAATACGTTCAAGATTGTGAAGACCAAGAAACATATTGTTTCCATGATACAACTTCATCAGATTTGGCAAACCTCTATCGTTATCGAGTACGTTCTCCCTTAATTGAAGCGTGTATTGAGGGCGGTACAATAAATAATACAGAAATCATATCTTTTACCCTGCAAAATGAACGTTATAATTTCACAAGATATTATCTAACATCTTTGATTAAATTTGCTTTTAATATTCAAAGGCGTTTAGGCTATGAAGAAACATATTACATGCCAATTGAATATGGAGAAAATGTTAATCGTCGAGAATATTTTGAAGATACATTAGCATTAGCAAATTCAATTTCTGACGAGATGTTTTATGAAGCGGTTAAAGAAATACAAAATATATACGAGCATACTCAATACATGTTAAAAACATGTAATCTAATAGAAGAAGGAGGATATGTACGAGTCTATCGCTCTTTAAATGCTATTGAATTACCACTAGCCCTTCGACAAATAGAAATAGGTGGTTTAAATAATCCAGAGTTTTCATTTGAAATTGATACAAATATTCTATTATCTGGCGAGTGCCTTCATGATAAATTGGATATAGAGTATAGTCATAAATGGATTAAAGTTTGTGTTAAAGTTCCAGTTGAGGACATTATTATGCATCCGGATTTTATATTAACGAAATATGCTAAAAGAGCTTTTCCAGCTAACAGCTTAAAATGCGAAAATGAGATTTTGTTTGTAAATAGACATCCTAGAGGGAAAATGACATTTAAAACTAAAGATATATATCACATAAACAAAGAGGCTTGTTATGAAAGTATTGAAAAATTGAATCAACATAATGGACACTTGGACATTGCTACTAAACAATATACAAGTCATTATAGGTATATAAATGATGCTACATATTATTTAATGATGGATGCTCAATTTTTAATATTAAACAGCCAATTACAAGATACGCTAGCAAAGTTAAAGCCCCGTTTAAGAAAAAAAGTAATAAAAAGCCTTAATGAATGGGACGCTTAATTTTGACAAATATATATCAATTGTAAACTCTCTAAAAAGTACGCTATATTTATGTATTGAAGAGCAATCTGTAAGGATTAGTTGCTACATATAGTGAGTTTACGCAGAGAAAAGATACAGTCACGAATTATCGTGGCTGTATCTCTTTTTTGAGGAGTGTTCCCACAACACACTCTATACATATAGGCTTTTCTTTTGTATGGTAGAAGCTATTTTGATATGATATATACGTACAAACACTTGCAAAATTACAAACACAACAAAGACAGTCTGGCATAACTGTCTTTGTTGTGTTTTTTCGTAAAAAGAGACGGTCCAAAGTCCGCCTCTTTTATGTTTTCTCTATGATTTTCTTTACTTCTTCAATCGTGAGTTCACTGGCTTGTGCAATGGTTTCTATTGGGACTTGTAAACGATGCATACCGAGAATCATTTGACGTTTCCCTTGCTGAACGCCTTCTTGAATACCTTGTTCTCGCCCTTTATTTAATGCATGTGCGATGCCTGCCGCTTCATCCATTAGAATCTTTTCCCGTGCTTCATACGCTTGACGGAATGAAGCATCTTGACTCATATGTTCCCATTTATCGAGCGCCTTCTGTAACATTGGATCTTGGTTCACTGCAATCGCCTCCAAAATTTGTGTTAAGTGTTCATCTTCATTCGCAGGAAGTAATAGTAACCATCGTACAAAAGAATCTTCCCACGGATTGACCTTTTCTTCTCGCCATTGTTGCATGAGTTTTGGAATTTCTATAAGATGAATTTCAATTTCATCACTTAAAAGTTTCTGTTGTTGGATATTCCACAGTTTCCCCGTCGTATGAAACTCTTCATATTCTTTAAACATAACAAAATTCAATAAATTAATTGTAATGGTTTTATGAAGAGAACTATAGGGTTTTCCTTTTTTTAATTGAGACGCATACAACCGACTCCAGTAATACAAAGAGCGTTTTAGAATGTCATGATGATTATTCATCTGTATTTCTATATTAAGTTTCGTTCCTGTATCTAATGTGGCGGAAACATCGAGAATCGATAACTTATCTTCTTCATGTTCCCTATGCAGATGTGGATCTTCAAATTGAAGCGATTGA
This sequence is a window from Bacillus pseudomycoides DSM 12442. Protein-coding genes within it:
- a CDS encoding Rpn family recombination-promoting nuclease/putative transposase — translated: MANPSLVNLRIDFAFKQLFGTSGSEEILITFLNAMLRDSLESPIQSLQFEDPHLHREHEEDKLSILDVSATLDTGTKLNIEIQMNNHHDILKRSLYYWSRLYASQLKKGKPYSSLHKTITINLLNFVMFKEYEEFHTTGKLWNIQQQKLLSDEIEIHLIEIPKLMQQWREEKVNPWEDSFVRWLLLLPANEDEHLTQILEAIAVNQDPMLQKALDKWEHMSQDASFRQAYEAREKILMDEAAGIAHALNKGREQGIQEGVQQGKRQMILGMHRLQVPIETIAQASELTIEEVKKIIEKT
- a CDS encoding DUF6037 family protein, which codes for MKLTGLEPLYNSMIEQSLQRVKFSITINKAVFSIIYIIDSTPHALAIGVRNKNLFFEVAVKKGFVINPYLGDKYGAICEALGLTSSPSQPFSPKKFYEEINNRIPNTTSPRQIPKPSDFAPYRKDVEEPEKIYFYDWRDNTIRGEKVRPKNLTKTKQWLSEEAYKMCKTYNISSCWTADPAKEKEFTLPR
- the mobP2 gene encoding MobP2 family relaxase, which produces IWSGAIHYNTDNLHIHVATVEPFPTRERGKRKQKTLDAMKGKVVQNIMDRGQEQKQINDLIRKNMVAKKKEDSTFTWRNRELKPLFQFIYKRLPEDKRQWQYSYNTLRPLRPHLDALTKKYIEKHHKEDYKQFLQKLDKEVDVLKRAYGEGSGDKKRYENYKENKIEELHKRMGNAFLQEMKAYDKERQRIDKMLDRKPSQRKNFQQNVSMQYALRKMEGAFKSEYESWKNQRYYERLQREIQQQNERGYER